The Plasmodium berghei ANKA genome assembly, chromosome: 5 genomic sequence agcaaaaataaatgcttttattattagtaaaaacataattatCATCAGTATCTTATATTACTTATTTCTGTATGTATAATAGCTCAccaattattatatatatttataagttgtttttcaaatatttgttgaaaaaatacaaaaaaataatgataataaagtGCAaaccaaataaataattatataccAAAAAgtgaatattataatattaaaacaaaataaataataataatatagaacATGTAAATTTTGAgataaatacaaatttgattttatttattggaaataatttttataaacattgaaataaaaaattttagttaattttattggaaatacaaatttaaacCATAAAATGTGAGAACAAAATCAAatcaaattaaatgaacaaaatattattatataacataCGTACTTATTAAGggttattaaataatatttcaagtagcacaaaacataaaaaacatagaaaaattatgaaattttaaatatttaaaaaatggatgactaaattttattttagtaacaaaaaaaataatataaatggcGTTGAACTTTTAGTTGATGGCATGCCGTATTTTCCATGTAAATTTTGaatgcatataaattaattttttttattattttttcaaataagcatatatacatatgtagTATATTTTGCTATCTTGTGAAATCAGCAAACATTTCAGTAACGAATATTATCCAAATAGTTTTTTCAGTCTTAAtacattttcataatttttttttaaaaaaaaagaccAAAATAGGATGAATAATTTCTGTTACAATAGTAGTTGTTACATAACAAATATcagaaaaacaaaaaaattaataaaatattaaaaaaaataaaaaaatgaagctCGATATATCATgcttttgttttttatccAAAAATGAGTACAGAGTACTTACAGCTATAGAAATGGGTATGAAAAATCATGAATATTTAGACGTACAATTAATAGCTAGTATAGCAAATTTAAGAAAAGAAGGTATTATGAgtgtattaaaaaaattgttaaaaaataaattaataagtcatgaaaataaaatatatgatggATATAAATTAACTTATTTAGGATATGATTTTTTAGCTTTAAGAGCTTTCTTAAATAGAGgtatattaaaaagtgTAGGGAATCAAATAGGTGTAGGAAAAGAAtcagatatatatatatgtaaagaTGTAAATGacaatttattatgtttaaAGATTCATAGATTAGGTAGGATATCATTTAgaactataaaaaataatagggattattatggaaaaaaaaaatttcgaAATTGGctatatttatcaaaaatagCTGCAACAAAagaatatgcatatttaaaagcattatatgaaaatgattTTCCTGTTCCTAAACCATATGATTTAAATAGACATATGATTTTAATGTCTTATGTAAATGGATATCCATTATCTCatgtaaaaataagtaaCCCTTTTAAAGTTATcgattttttgttaaatacTATTATAAAGTTTGCAAAATCAGATATAATTCATGGTGattttaatgaatttaatatattaattgatgataatgaaaatataacaattatAGATTTTCCTCAAATTGTTTCTTTACATCatgaaaatggaaaaatgtattttgAAAGAGATGTAAAATGTGTTATTagtcatttttataaaaaatataaaataagaatTGAAGATTATCCATTATATGAAGATATTGCATCtttagaaaatgaaaaaattataaaagatgaaaataatatttctaatAAACATGATAATGCACTTTTAgaaattttacaaaatgaCAAATCTGATTATGAAACTAATTTATCTGATTCAGAATCGACTATAACACTTCacaatgataataaatcaATTGACAGTATAGTAAaatttgatgaaaataataacacaattgaaaaaaatttgaaaaaaaatgatgagaAAAACTTTGtcttaaaaaatactaaaGATGATACTTTTAGTGATACATCAACGAATTGTTTAAATGAAAGTTTAGATAATCAATATAAAGATGCTTATGAAAATAGTCAGGAAAGAGAAgctgaaaataataaattatataaaagagAAGATACCATTAACGAAAATATGGATAACGAtattttggaaaaaaaaaatgaagaaatcattttaaatttgtCAAATAGTATATctgataaagaaaatgataatataaatttagttaataaaaattataataataagaaaaattatgagTTAGATGATAATTACCAAGATATTCCCAGTGAACAAAAAGTTAAGTTTCAAAATAgggaaaatgaagaaagtgataatgataaaactagcgataatgaatataactTATATAGCGAAAATTCAAGTGAAGAATCAAATAGTcataatgataattatttgaCAGAATATTCTAGTTGTGATTCTAGTAATAGTCAGTCTGGggaaagtaaaaaaaaattatctgATACTTGGAATCcacatattaaaaaatataccaaAGAATATGCAAAAAgcaaattaaaatatatggatagaaaaaaaaaaaaaaaggaaaaatttaaggaaaatttaaaaacaaaaaataaaaaaaagttgatggaaaaaataaaaaactatatttAGCGTAAACCATGTATGTACAGTATATAATTTGCTGttatcaaattataaaaaaaatgataaatcaAGAAATCGGGATGTCAATGaaactatataaataaaacagaGTAGTCATTCAAGCGTGACAATAAGCGAGAAAtgacaattttatatttctatatacttccaaattaagaaaaaatagttatatGGATAATTTTTACCTTTTATATGTTTGGATGggtgtatatatttatatgcataattgCAATATTTTCGTTTAATTGATATAATATCCcctaattttatttgttttgttcatatatatgcgcatattttttaaataatttttatttgctattttatttttttcatttttcatgtttttttattttactcATATATgagtaaaataaaaaaaaaattaattaacCTTTTCAACTTATTAATAACCATTTAACCATtggaataaatatatgaatacaAATAAGAGGTGGTAGGCATTGTTGCAATTTGGCATACATAAGTGACCATTGAATTAGCATGTGCACacaatgtatatatatctatatctATACATATGTAGAAATGTCGGATCcccttttttatattgcaTTGCATATGCCCCATAAGCATGACTTTTCAACTCTGATAAAAACTTCGGATTAAAATTCATGTCGCTGTGccgtatatttttttcatgtcTAATTCATATACCATAGTTCGTGGTTATTTTCTTGGTATTTTCTTGGTATATGCTTGGTATTTGTTTGGTATTTATTTGGTATTTTACGCTTTAaccataaaaattatatacatggTCGAGAAAAGAAGCAATTTgattatcatcatttacATAATTAATGTGTGTAATGTGAAAATCTGGacgtataaaaatatatattgcgGATTGAAAATTTGgttgataaataaaattatttggtaaataaaagttaatattatattgtttttgaaaatcatttataaaatcatataaaataacttggtcttttatttttgaattttttatagtatTAATTAGTTCATTTGGTATATTATGAGAGCTAATAGTAAAATTTCgtgtatatacattaaaattagtagagcatatatttgtgttagtttgaataaaatttcttttattttgattgcACAATAtccataaaatttttaaaaagggTTCCCCTCTACAATTATTGTCGTTATTTTGAGTTCCTTTTTTTCCCATGATATTGTGAGTTAAACGggcaatttttattaatttttttaaagctAGTTTATCATATGTATAAGAAAATTGATtgctataattttttttattatatttattttttagtaaGTGGGTGGTAATGTAATTACAAATAggcttttctttttttgatatatttatacacaAAATTAGTGTGTGcatttgattttttaaataatcatataaagaaacatttttattttctttaattttattaaatgaggaaataaattttaaaatacaattttttgcTCTATCTGcgcatatattattattatttttattacaaaaaaaaatattccttgtattattaataacatAATTAGTATAATTGTGTTGTAGCAAAAATGTACtcaaatataatttttcaaatatgtTGTAATTAATAGGgaatttttgaaatatgtaagcaaaaaatttaaaaaaaagtatattataatatgtacaaatattattattaccattattattgacaaaaacaaaatttaatttttctctATTCCATGATACAACTTTTTcagatatatattttctttctttttcataACCTTCTAACAATATTAATGTACATCCAtgattaataatatattttagttTCCATcctatattatatatatcatgtATAGTTAGATTAACACTTACATTAAATAGTGGATTATAAAAACAGTTTGCTTCTCCCGCTAATACAACATAattgttataataatttgtgcatattttatctttatgTATTCctattttcaaattatataaataatataattcagtatttggaaatattttatttattaattttataacttctatatattttatttctttagattttttaataggatataaatatttattttgggAGCATTTGTCTATTTTTCTACATATAGTTATATGCCAATTATATATCCCTAACTTTGCATATTCTGAAGTTCGattatttgtttcattCATAGAATTATTACTTAATGCATCAACATAGTTATTATCTGTGTCTTCTTTTAAACTCTCATTTGTTAAAATTTCcttgtttttatttctaattAAAATAGAACTTGTATCGTTTTCttttattgaaaatgaGGTGGTTCTACCTTTttgtgaaaaatatttttgaaatttgTTATCATTGCCtttaatagtaataattgtaggagtattttttttatcataatttttaatataataagtaaatttttcttcatattttttgataaaattaataaaatattctttggttttttttttttcgagaCTCATATTAAGTGCACCTTTTTCTACAACACatttattcattaaaatattattttgtttttcattataatcGTTAATTTTTTGACAAACACTTTTTGGCTTGttcattttaaaattttttttttttttataaatttctctttctaatatttcatttgtGTAACTTTTATTAAATCTGTTTCGTTTTGGAATTGggttatttaaattttgtttattgtCATCATAATAATTACGGAATTTATTGTCTTCTATATCATTTCGttgtaataatttatcatggattatttctttttctttttctgaTGATTTATCTCTCTCGTTTTGTACATATCGTTTTATAAGTGTAATATTATTCtctattttttgtatgtctttattattatatattggtGAAGTGTTTAAAGTATTAATTGATGATTTTTGTGGACTATTAATTTTGAAGGATTCTTTTTTGATTGATTTgttgaaaatttttttagaattaGAATaggtattattattttttcttatatataattcttttttcatattttttatggtatttttaaattttggattgatagaataaaaattattttcatcaacATTTGCAATATCGAAAAATATGGGAAAACAAGTAACAAACCCATATTCTGATTGAAATAAggataaattataataatgcatTTCATTACTCCATTTTGCACATATATCTGCAGATATGTATtctatatcattattttcattttctttcatttttatattaaataattttctaaCTAATGAATGTTTTCCATCAACTCCAACTATAAATTTACTATTAATAGAAGAATAatatcgtttttttttttttttatctttttcatttttgtttattttaaaatttttaaaattatttttttctatatccCAATAAGTATAATTCTGTTTTATTCGAACAGTTGCTCCTGTTATATTACAATTTCTTtcagtattttttttttcataaaatatatttgaattctttttttcattattaatattctgttttttttttatatatccttcaattttatacttattatttttatatgatgaATATTTACTTAAACAACTTGTATTGGAAATATATGTCTTATTACTATTACCATAAGGGTGAGTATCATTTGAATCAGTACtacaataaaaagaaaaatcgcttgttatatttttatttgataaattaGAAAGAATTGAATTACTACTTGATGTTATTAAATTGATGTCTATGGTGCTGTCTTTTTCGtcagaaatatttttagatgTACTATAACTTCCATCATTGTTTTccattttgttatttttaataagaGCATTTTCTACTTCTCTATTTTTCAAAAGTGATGGTAAtgtgtataattttttaaccTTTACATTGTTATAATggaattttaatttattattttttgataagtTTTCAGTATTCTTATTTCgttcattataattattacagtttataaaatttgttgaTTGATTTTGAATGGGTGATATTAGTGTATTATACCATATTATTGAaccatttaattttatttttttcaataaaattttatttagagacattttattaatacttAGCATATATGGCatatttccatttataCTTTGAAAAAAGTTTTTACTACtttgatttattaatttgttttgcatataaaaatttataccTGTTAATTTCAAGCTATTCGATAAAATTTCAGGAAGAAGATTTAAATCGTGTAACATTTCAAGAGTTCTAGGATAAAGCAGATATTgctcatttatttttttattttctatattgcTTTCACATGAATCTACAATTAtgtgttttatattttttcgaaaTAAATCAAGAGACAATATAAGTCCTCCTGTAGTTGCACCAACTATAAGTACATCTGTTTCCAtctttttgtttattttatcttttcttctttttatatttgtataaaaattacTGGAATAACTTCCATTCTCACTATCAGTATTATCCATAAGTACAAAGGAAGTGGTGAAAAAagatttagaaaaatttgGATAATATACTGAAGCTCACGTATGTACATGCagaatatattatagttttattctttaattttgcataatgatttatttgttcatataattccatattaaaatggaaaaatttaattaatataaacaatttgcaattgtgtatatatgcatgtgcGTTAATCCGCTTTTTTATGGAAGGTCATTTTCAATGCAAAGGAAACTCAAAatagaataaataaacgaataaataaacaagtaaatgaataaaatatcttAAGTCTACAAAATTGtagaatattattatgttgttttgtctattttttttattatatgtgcATAAATAAGATCCTTGCTTTtgaaatttgttttattccAAATTTGTCGTTGTGTTATGTATTTAGTAACGAATTATTAAGATAGTGTAATTTATTATGTCTTAAAACGCTTAGGAAGTATATCACTATTATCAAATTGTGTATtcattatttcatttattttgcGTGTTATactaatttttatatgtaagGGAATTATTAAGAGATCCACAAACTTAacgaaaataaaagaaaaatattattcataaaaaaaatgtcttttgttgtttttttgaattatatttgCACACAATTGCACTTtggaaattattttttttagttaaaaaaaataatagggaattgaacatatttttagattttatatgtttacaatatattaatactaAAACAACTATTAACATTCTGTACACTATTGTAAAAACATATTCGAGAAAATATAACTGTAATAAactataatattaaatattgaaaaataaaagacgATTTTTTAAGCTCTTTTACTGTATAGTGAGTATTAACATTTTgatgataattttatttgtgtGTAAttctatacatatatataactcaattatgcacatatatttaagtCATAAGTATAATTGTAAAGgcacatttttttgtatgaaaatttttaaatagtaaagattgtttaaaaaaaatgttttttcgaaaaataaaaagataatttttttttttggagaAGTCCATTTAGAGACGTGTGTCTCTCATTTAAACGGTCTACAATAATatcaataaataaataaataaataaataaataaataagcaACCATATATTGAGGATGTTGACAtgtgtttttatttattcatgtCCTTTGGTGGCTGCTTGGCTGTTCTTTGATAAGTGGTAAACATTTTAAGGTTgcaatttaaataaatgtaagATTCATTTAAAGGTGTGATACTAGCAAaattacaataaaaataaaattatatggaataatgaataacaaaaacaataagtttttatatataccaaAATAACGATGGTTTCTCATTTTTTAGTAGGTGAttaaattgttattatataaaaaaaaaaaaaattatcatacAATTTCTTCCATAAaaagatttaaaaaataatttttttagaaataaaaatttaagaaaataaaaaaaaagaaaaggttaaaatgaaaaaataattattttaaatattatattgcatatgatgaaaaaatataattttgatagcttcaatatatatatttgtttacaAATATACGTCCATATAGATACatatcattttatatattggaTAAATTAAGGAATATTTGaaagagaaaaataaagaatatattaaaaataaaatgaaatagtAGTAACAACAATATAACATGGATTTCCAGCATTTCAATTCacaacaataaaaatagagaAAAGAAAGTtgtgtaataataaatagatAAGATCAATTAAGACTTATAGTCATAATATTTGTGTTTTGATGAATTTTAAAAGTACTCATGGAAAAACTTAACATTTGTTTGTAAAAATTTGttctatattataataatataatgccattttttttcatgtttccatttaaaaatatatgcctgaaaataataaaagtgaTAATTTTATACTTGTTTATATGTGAGGATAATATTAttctaaatataataaactgTTTACATATAGTTAAACAAActaatgttaaaaaatttaataattttgaaagaaatatttttccaaaatACCTTAGGAAAAATGTGGATACAATTTTCTATCCCCATAAAAGctcaataaataaatgctATATTACTAATCGATTATTTactaacaaaaaaaataaaaatatcataaattctttaaaaaaatatccaaAACTAAAAAGTAATTGGTACAATGGGTTATTGAACATAAAAAGACTaaacacacatatatatatgatagaCAATAATGAGGAACATCAAACTAGCGAAAtaattgataatatattgaatAATAAAGGATATAACGAAAACAATGAGGGTCATTCTTTTTTAgaaatttttaatgatCAAATTGATGTACCTATTGATTTAGCACATTTTGAAAAGGAAACAAAAAAacttattaatatattaaattttaataatgttcaattaattataaaatttgttgacttaaaagaaatgaaaaatataaataaaaaatatagaaataaaaatgagcCAACAGATATAATATCTATTTTGAATGTTGTAAAAAACGATGATACAAACAACGAAATTTTACATAGtgatgattttttttatataaataattccaAAAGTggtgatatatttttatgtcctgaatatataaatagagAATGTGTTATATCAAAAATGAagtatgaaaaaaaaatattaaaaagtaaTAGCGAAGAAGTAATAGACGAATATATTAGTACAAATTCTAATGAAGAAGAAAACAAAAGAGgtgtaaataaattatttcgaaatatttttgatgtTAACGAAAGACTTcctttttatgttttacaTGGATTAATACATTTAATGCATAAAGATCATGTAAATAGTTTTAAAGAATATACTGAATTTATGGATTTAGAAGAACAAACCAttggaaaatattttaaatttcaCAAATTTACAAATACATTTTATGCGCACCATATAATAGGTATTGGTACGGATATTTTATGTGTTAATagaatttataaaattcttgaaaaaaataaaaattttataaaaaaagttttaaACTCATTTGAATTAGCTGAATttgaaacaaaaaaagaaaaattaaacgaaaaaataagtactgatttagaaaaattagCAGTTTATGTTAGTAAAAAATTCGCAGCAAAAGAAGCTATACTTAAATCCATGGGGCGCGGTTTAAGTTCTATATCTAAATATGGATTAAGTATGAATGATATTGAAATAAAGAATGATAAATATGGAAAACCTCATGTCAATTTATATGGGAAAGCTAAAAAGGTAGCTTACGAAATGGGTATtgtcaaaatatttttatcaattagtgatgaaaaaattataaacaaCCAGACAAATAATACTTCGTGCAATTTTCCGATATCCATTATACAAGCACAGGCGCTATCTGTAGGTTCGAATGTATAAACTATATGAGTaaggataaaaaaaaataagtgtAAGTGAAATTTCTAAGTATTTAGAAAGCTAGTTtcacaataaaaaaataaattttgctctttttatatttgctcgtctttaatttgttatatttttttcattataatcCAATTAGTATACCATACTTTCATAtctatcatttttttaattattttagtaggaatgaaatatttatatttttcttgcattcttaaaaaatttaataaaggGACAGAAACAATGaatgaataaattataggtaatcataataaataaaatacaatttttatattaaattaaaaattatatattttattcacccaagctaaaaatatattctacgcttattttttaaacatatacttttttatcTTCGTTTGgttttttgtaattatGCACATGTgtattctatatatttacaaagattttatcataaaggaaaaagtaataatgcatatataaaaatattatattatactaaaaattttctaactaatttttttatccataattaataaaaggTAAGATGGAATTTCACTATATGTGAAATAgctttttaataaaagaaaaaaaaaaattttaagtgcattaatacataataatagtaatataacttattaataatattctcTAATATGTATACTAATTTTAATACCATGAAATTCATAGGTAAACTATATTATACaagtataatatattaaaatatgtaatgCAATTTTTACCGCAGTTATGTATATAAGGctattatcatatttataggTATCTATTactataaacaaaa encodes the following:
- a CDS encoding serine/threonine protein kinase RIO2, putative; translated protein: MKLDISCFCFLSKNEYRVLTAIEMGMKNHEYLDVQLIASIANLRKEGIMSVLKKLLKNKLISHENKIYDGYKLTYLGYDFLALRAFLNRGILKSVGNQIGVGKESDIYICKDVNDNLLCLKIHRLGRISFRTIKNNRDYYGKKKFRNWLYLSKIAATKEYAYLKALYENDFPVPKPYDLNRHMILMSYVNGYPLSHVKISNPFKVIDFLLNTIIKFAKSDIIHGDFNEFNILIDDNENITIIDFPQIVSLHHENGKMYFERDVKCVISHFYKKYKIRIEDYPLYEDIASLENEKIIKDENNISNKHDNALLEILQNDKSDYETNLSDSESTITLHNDNKSIDSIVKFDENNNTIEKNLKKNDEKNFVLKNTKDDTFSDTSTNCLNESLDNQYKDAYENSQEREAENNKLYKREDTINENMDNDILEKKNEEIILNLSNSISDKENDNINLVNKNYNNKKNYELDDNYQDIPSEQKVKFQNRENEESDNDKTSDNEYNLYSENSSEESNSHNDNYLTEYSSCDSSNSQSGESKKKLSDTWNPHIKKYTKEYAKSKLKYMDRKKKKKEKFKENLKTKNKKKLMEKIKNYI
- a CDS encoding holo-[acyl-carrier-protein] synthase, putative, with amino-acid sequence MPFFFMFPFKNICLKIIKVIILYLFICEDNIILNIINCLHIVKQTNVKKFNNFERNIFPKYLRKNVDTIFYPHKSSINKCYITNRLFTNKKNKNIINSLKKYPKLKSNWYNGLLNIKRLNTHIYMIDNNEEHQTSEIIDNILNNKGYNENNEGHSFLEIFNDQIDVPIDLAHFEKETKKLINILNFNNVQLIIKFVDLKEMKNINKKYRNKNEPTDIISILNVVKNDDTNNEILHSDDFFYINNSKSGDIFLCPEYINRECVISKMKYEKKILKSNSEEVIDEYISTNSNEEENKRGVNKLFRNIFDVNERLPFYVLHGLIHLMHKDHVNSFKEYTEFMDLEEQTIGKYFKFHKFTNTFYAHHIIGIGTDILCVNRIYKILEKNKNFIKKVLNSFELAEFETKKEKLNEKISTDLEKLAVYVSKKFAAKEAILKSMGRGLSSISKYGLSMNDIEIKNDKYGKPHVNLYGKAKKVAYEMGIVKIFLSISDEKIINNQTNNTSCNFPISIIQAQALSVGSNV